One stretch of Rattus norvegicus strain BN/NHsdMcwi chromosome 12, GRCr8, whole genome shotgun sequence DNA includes these proteins:
- the Sirt4 gene encoding NAD-dependent protein lipoamidase sirtuin-4, mitochondrial isoform X1, with protein sequence MVLLGVDRMRGLIFRPTRGRWITQMSQLRSHGSTGLFVPPSPPLDHEKIKELQRFISLSKKLLVMTGAGISTESGIPDYRSEKVGLYARTDRRPIQHIDFIRSAPVRQRYWARNFVGWPQFSSHQPNPAHWALSNWEKLGKLHWLVTQNVDALHSKAGNQRLTELHGCMHRVLCLSCGEQTARRVLQDRFQALNPSWSAEAQGVAPDGDVFLTEEQVRSFRVPCCDRCGGPLKPDVVFFGDTVNPDKVDFVHQRVKEADSLLVVGSSLQVYSGYRFILTAREKKLPIAILNIGPTRSDDLACLKLDSRCGELLPLIDPQ encoded by the exons ATGGTACTCCTGGGAGTGGACAG AATGAGGGGGTTGATTTTCAGGCCGACAAGGGGCCGTTGGATCACCCAGATGAGCCAGCTGCGTTCCCATGGATCCACAGGGTTATTTGTGCCGCCCAGCCCCCCTTTGGACCATGAAAAGATCAAAGAGTTACAGCGCTTCATTAGCCTTTCCAAGAAACTGCTAGTGATGACAGGCGCGGGAATCTCCACCGAGTCCGGGATCCCAGACTACAGGTCAGAAAAGGTGGGACTCTACGCCCGCACTGACCGGAGACCCATCCAGCACATTGATTTCATCCGCAGTGCTCCGGTTCGCCAGCGCTACTGGGCCCGAAACTTTGTGGGCTGGCCTCAGTTCTCCTCTCACCAGCCCAACCCAGCACACTGGGCTCTGAGCAACTGGGAGAAACTTGGGAAGCTGCACTGGTTGGTGACCCAGAACGTGGACGCTCTGCATTCCAAGGCTGGGAATCAGCGGTTGACGGAGCTGCACGGATGCATGCACAG GGTCCTGTGCCTGAGCTGTGGGGAGCAGACTGCACGCAGGGTGCTGCAGGACCGCTTCCAAGCCCTGAACCCCAGCTGGAGTGCCGAGGCGCAGGGCGTGGCTCCCGACGGTGACGTGTTCCTCACGGAGGAGCAGGTCCGGAGCTTTCGGGTCCCGTGCTGTGATCGATGCGGCGGCCCTCTGAAACCCGACGTCGTTTTCTTTGGGGACACGGTGAACCCGGACAAGGTTGACTTTGTGCACCAGCGTGTGAAAGAAGCTGACTCGCTGCTGGTGGTGGGATCGTCCCTGCAG GTATACTCCGGTTACAGGTTCATCCTCACCGCCCGGGAGAAGAAGCTCCCAATCGCCATTCTGAACATCGGACCCACGAGGTCTGACGATTTGGCTTGCCTGAAGCTGGATTCGCGCTGTGGAGAGCTGCTGCCCTTAATAGACCCACAGTGA
- the Sirt4 gene encoding NAD-dependent protein lipoamidase sirtuin-4, mitochondrial isoform X2 yields MVLLGVDRMRGLIFRPTRGRWITQMSQLRSHGSTGLFVPPSPPLDHEKIKELQRFISLSKKLLVMTGAGISTESGIPDYRSEKVGLYARTDRRPIQHIDFIRSAPVRQRYWARNFVGWPQFSSHQPNPAHWALSNWEKLGKLHWLVTQNVDALHSKAGNQRLTELHGCMHRVLCLSCGEQTARRVLQDRFQALNPSWSAEAQGVAPDGDVFLTEEQVRSFRVPCCDRCGGPLKPDVVFFGDTVNPDKVDFVHQRVKEADSLLVVGSSLQVHPHRPGEEAPNRHSEHRTHEV; encoded by the exons ATGGTACTCCTGGGAGTGGACAG AATGAGGGGGTTGATTTTCAGGCCGACAAGGGGCCGTTGGATCACCCAGATGAGCCAGCTGCGTTCCCATGGATCCACAGGGTTATTTGTGCCGCCCAGCCCCCCTTTGGACCATGAAAAGATCAAAGAGTTACAGCGCTTCATTAGCCTTTCCAAGAAACTGCTAGTGATGACAGGCGCGGGAATCTCCACCGAGTCCGGGATCCCAGACTACAGGTCAGAAAAGGTGGGACTCTACGCCCGCACTGACCGGAGACCCATCCAGCACATTGATTTCATCCGCAGTGCTCCGGTTCGCCAGCGCTACTGGGCCCGAAACTTTGTGGGCTGGCCTCAGTTCTCCTCTCACCAGCCCAACCCAGCACACTGGGCTCTGAGCAACTGGGAGAAACTTGGGAAGCTGCACTGGTTGGTGACCCAGAACGTGGACGCTCTGCATTCCAAGGCTGGGAATCAGCGGTTGACGGAGCTGCACGGATGCATGCACAG GGTCCTGTGCCTGAGCTGTGGGGAGCAGACTGCACGCAGGGTGCTGCAGGACCGCTTCCAAGCCCTGAACCCCAGCTGGAGTGCCGAGGCGCAGGGCGTGGCTCCCGACGGTGACGTGTTCCTCACGGAGGAGCAGGTCCGGAGCTTTCGGGTCCCGTGCTGTGATCGATGCGGCGGCCCTCTGAAACCCGACGTCGTTTTCTTTGGGGACACGGTGAACCCGGACAAGGTTGACTTTGTGCACCAGCGTGTGAAAGAAGCTGACTCGCTGCTGGTGGTGGGATCGTCCCTGCAG GTTCATCCTCACCGCCCGGGAGAAGAAGCTCCCAATCGCCATTCTGAACATCGGACCCACGAGGTCTGA
- the Pla2g1b gene encoding phospholipase A2 isoform X2, whose product MKLLLLAALLTGVTAHSISTRAVWQFRNMIKCTIPGSDPLREYNNYGCYCGLGGSGTPVDDLDRCCQTHDHCYNQAKKLESCKFLIDNPYTNTYSYKCSGNVITCSDKNNDCESFICNCDRQAAICFSKVPYNKEYKDLDTKKHC is encoded by the exons ATGAAACTCCTTCTGCTGGCTGCTTTGCTCACAG GCGTTACTGCACACAGCATCAGCACTCGGGCTGTGTGGCAGTTCCGCAATATGATCAAGTGCACCATCCCCGGGAGTGATCCCCTGAGGGAGTACAACAACTACGGCTGCTACTGTGGCTTGGGCGGCTCAGGCACCCCAGTGGACGACTTAGACAG GTGCTGCCAGACTCATGACCACTGCTACAATCAGGCCAAGAAGCTGGAAAGCTGTAAATTCCTCATCGACAACCCCTACACCAACACGTACTCATACAAGTGCTCCGGGAACGTGATCACCTGCAGCG ACAAAAACAACGACTGTGAGAGCTTCATCTGCAACTGTGACCGGCAGGCCGCCATCTGTTTCTCCAAGGTCCCCTACAACAAGGAATACAAAGACCTTGACACCAAGAAACACTGTTAG
- the Pla2g1b gene encoding phospholipase A2 isoform X1, with translation MKLLLLAALLTAGVTAHSISTRAVWQFRNMIKCTIPGSDPLREYNNYGCYCGLGGSGTPVDDLDRCCQTHDHCYNQAKKLESCKFLIDNPYTNTYSYKCSGNVITCSDKNNDCESFICNCDRQAAICFSKVPYNKEYKDLDTKKHC, from the exons ATGAAACTCCTTCTGCTGGCTGCTTTGCTCACAG CAGGCGTTACTGCACACAGCATCAGCACTCGGGCTGTGTGGCAGTTCCGCAATATGATCAAGTGCACCATCCCCGGGAGTGATCCCCTGAGGGAGTACAACAACTACGGCTGCTACTGTGGCTTGGGCGGCTCAGGCACCCCAGTGGACGACTTAGACAG GTGCTGCCAGACTCATGACCACTGCTACAATCAGGCCAAGAAGCTGGAAAGCTGTAAATTCCTCATCGACAACCCCTACACCAACACGTACTCATACAAGTGCTCCGGGAACGTGATCACCTGCAGCG ACAAAAACAACGACTGTGAGAGCTTCATCTGCAACTGTGACCGGCAGGCCGCCATCTGTTTCTCCAAGGTCCCCTACAACAAGGAATACAAAGACCTTGACACCAAGAAACACTGTTAG